The following are encoded in a window of Gossypium raimondii isolate GPD5lz chromosome 13, ASM2569854v1, whole genome shotgun sequence genomic DNA:
- the LOC105781272 gene encoding polygalacturonase: MMNLSRPSHSILLILFFMLAINSTSALTKYNVLNFGAKPNGKTDSTKAFLMAWKAACASADSTIIYVPKGRYLLGSMAFQGGCKSPQIIFRIDGTLVAPQDYRVLGKSTDWLSFEGVNGVSILGGALDAKGPSLWACKASHSNCPSGATTLSFTNSKNIRIRSLLSLNSQMFHIVINGCENVNVQGVRIIAAGNSPNTDGIHVQLSKNVNIIKCSIKTGDDCISIGPGTKNLWVEQVTCGPGHGISIGSLAKDLKEEGVQNITMKKTIFLGTQNGLRIKSWARPSTGFVQGVRFMDSLMVNVQNPIVIDQNYCPHNLNCPNQVSGIKIKDIIYEGIRGTSSTQVAIKFDCSSKNPCTGIRLQNVNLSYLNKPAQSSCSNVRGKALNLVRPESCL, from the exons ATGATGAACCTGTCACGTCCTTCTCATTCTATTCTTCTCATTCTCTTTTTCATGTTAGCCATAAATTCAACGTCTGCATTAACAAAGTACAATGTGTTAAACTTTGGGGCTAAGCCTAATGGAAAAACTGACTCCACCAAGGCTTTCCTCATGGCATGGAAAGCAGCCTGTGCCTCAGCTGACTCCACCATCATATATGTTCCAAAAGGCCGGTATTTGCTCGGTTCTATGGCCTTCCAAGGTGGCTGCAAAAGCCCTCAAATCATTTTCAGAATTGACGGCACCCTGGTCGCCCCTCAAGATTATCGAGTACTAGGCAAATCTACCGATTGGCTGAGCTTTGAAGGAGTGAATGGCGTTTCAATCCTTGGTGGTGCACTTGATGCCAAAGGACCATCTCTCTGGGCTTGCAAAGCTTCCCATTCCAACTGTCCTTCTGGAGCCACG ACGTTAAGCTTTACCAACTCCAAGAACATTAGGATCCGTAGTTTATTGTCCTTAAATAGCCAAATGTTTCACATCGTGATCAATGGATGTGAAAATGTGAATGTCCAAGGGGTTAGGATCATCGCCGCAGGTAATAGCCCCAACACCGATGGCATCCATGTCCAATTATCCAAGAATGTGAATATCATAAAATGCTCAATCAAAACTGGAGACGACTGCATCTCAATTGGTCCCGGTACCAAGAATTTATGGGTCGAACAAGTCACTTGCGGTCCTGGCCATGGCATTAG TATTGGAAGTTTAGCAAAAGATTTGAAAGAGGAAGGAGTCCAAAATATTACAATGAAAAAGACAATCTTTTTAGGCACTCAAAATGGGTTGAGGATTAAGTCATGGGCCAGGCCTAGCACTGGATTTGTTCAAGGGGTTCGGTTTATGGATTCTTTAATGGTAAATGTGCAAAATCCTATTGTAATTGACCAGAACTATTGCCCACACAATCTAAATTGTCCCAACCAG GTATctggaattaaaattaaagatatcatATATGAAGGTATTCGAGGAACGTCATCCACACAAGTAGCTATAAAATTTGATTGTAGTTCAAAGAATCCATGCACTGGAATAAGATTGCAGAATGTTAATTTGTCATATTTGAATAAACCTGCTCAATCATCTTGTTCTAATGTTCGTGGGAAAGCATTGAATTTAGTTCGACCAGAAAGTTGCTTATAA
- the LOC105782694 gene encoding WAT1-related protein At5g07050, which translates to MEKMRCCGNLLESSKPYFAMISLQFGYAGMNIITKVSLNKGMSHYVLVVYRHAFATAVIAPFALIFERRGQPKITFSVFMQIFILALLGPVIDQNFYYAGLKYTSPTFSCALSNVLPAMTFIMAVIFRMEKIDVKKVRCQAKILGTMVTVAGAMLMTLYKGPIVDLFWSKKYIHTNQSYAPHTTETTDKDWFKGSILLLIATFAWASLFVLQAKALKTYKDHQLSLTSLVCFVGTLQAIAVTFVMEHKASVWQIGWDMNLLAAAYAGIVTSSISYYVQGLVIKKRGPVFATAFSPLMMIIVAIMGSFILAEKIFLGGVIGAILIVIGLYSVLWGKHKENKEAEEEIPEPVKSIQPNGSTILVIGDIEANQDAKEKLSIVAITMPKQMPESPIQK; encoded by the exons atgGAGAAGATGAGATGTTGTGGTAACTTGCTTGAGAGCTCCAAGCCTTATTTTGCAATGATTTCATTGCAATTTGGTTATGCAGGCATGAACATCATCACCAAGGTTTCACTTAACAAAGGCATGAGCCACTATGTCTTGGTTGTTTACCGTCATGCTTTTGCAACTGCTGTCATAGCTCCCTTTGCTTTGATTTTCGAAAG GAGAGGGCAACCAAAGATAACATTCTCAGTGTTTATGCAAATATTTATCTTGGCTCTTTTGGG GCCTGTGATTGACCAGAATTTCTACTATGCTGGGCTGAAATATACATCTCCAACTTTCTCTTGTGCTTTGAGCAATGTGCTTCCTGCAATGACGTTTATCATGGCTGTCATCTTCCG GATGGAGAAGATAGATGTAAAGAAAGTGAGATGCCAAGCAAAGATATTAGGGACGATGGTGACAGTAGCTGGGGCAATGCTTATGACATTGTACAAAGGACCCATTGTTGATCTGTTTTGGAGTAAGAAATATATCCACACTAACCAATCTTATGCTCCTCATACTACTGAAACTACTGACAAAGATTGGTTCAAAGGCTCCATTCTCCTTCTCATTGCCACCTTTGCTTGGGCTTCCCTCTTTGTTTTGCAG GCCAAAGCATTGAAGACATACAAGGATCATCAACTTTCATTAACATCACTAGTGTGCTTTGTGGGCACTCTACAAGCAATTGCAGTGACATTTGTGATGGAACATAAAGCCTCAGTTTGGCAAATTGGTTGGGACATGAACCTCCTTGCTGCTGCCTATGCT GGGATTGTGACATCAAGCATATCATACTATGTTCAAGGACTGGTGATAAAGAAAAGGGGCCCAGTATTTGCCACTGCTTTCAGCCCTTTGATGATGATCATAGTTGCAATCATGGGGTCTTTCATCCTGGCTGAGAAGATTTTTCTTGGAGG GGTGATAGGTGCCATATTGATAGTAATAGGACTTTATTCAGTCCTATGGGGAAAGCACAAAGAAAACAAGGAGGCAGAAGAGGAGATTCCAGAGCCAGTTAAAAGTATCCAACCAAATGGCAGCACCATCTTAGTAATCGGAGATATTGAAGCCAATCAAGATGCAAAAGAAAAGCTCTCAATAGTGGCCATCACTATGCCAAAGCAAATGCCAGAATCCCCCATccaaaaataa